The Streptomyces sp. NBC_01363 region GTCCCAGGTCCACCCGCTCGGCTATCACCAGGGCGAGTTCCTCGCCGAGCCGGCGCAGCAGCGGCGCCGAGTGCCGTCCGACGTCGAAGCCCTGCTCCGTCGAGGGCGCCGCGTCGTCGGACGGGTGCATCAGGAAGCGGTAGACCTGCGGGCGGGCCTCGATCGCCGCGAGATAGGTGTCGAGCGTCGACTCGACGCGCCGGCGGCGCTCGGCGGGGGCGTCGAGGGCGGCGCGCAGGGCGATCAGCAGCGCGTCGGTGTGGCGCTTGGCCAGGGCGCGGTAGAGGCCGCCCTTGTCGCCGAAGTGCCGGTAGAGGATGGGCTTGGTGATTCCGGCCTCCGCCGCGATGGCGTTCATCGAGGCCTTCGGCCCGTCTCTGAGCACCACGCGGTCGGCGGCTTCGAGCAGCTCGCGGCGGCGGCTCTCGGCCGCTGTCCGCTGGCGCTCTGCCTGTCGTGTGCTCTCCATGTCGCCTCTCCCCGCCCCTGGCCGTGCAAATGCGTCCTGCCTGCGCAACGTAACACCCTGCCCAGCGCGGCGCGGATCCGAACCTGGGCGGTTGACAGAGGCTACTTGTCGGTAACAGACTGCGGTTACCGCAAGTAACGAGTGGTTTTCTCACAGCAGTACGTGGAGGGGAACATGGCGGAGTTCACGCTCGAACTCAACGATGACCAGAAGCAGGTCCGTGACTGGCTTCACGGCTTCGCCGCGGATGTGATCCGTCCGGCGGCTTCGGAGTGGGACGAGCGTGAGGAAACGCCCTGGCCCGTCATCCAGGAGGCGGCCAAGGTCGGCATCTACTCCCTCGACTTCTACGCCCAGCAGTTCTTCGACCCGACGGGGCTCGGCATCCCGATGGCGATGGAGGAGCTCTTCTGGGGGGACGCGGGCATCGCCCTGTCCATCGTCGGTACGGGCCTGGCGGCCGTGGGCGTCCTCGCCAACGGCACCGAGGAGCAGATCGGGACCTGGATCCCGCAGATGTACGGCGACGCCGACGACGTCAAGGTCGCGGCCTTCTGCTCCTCCGAGCCGGACGCGGGTTCCGACGTCGCCTCGATGCGTACCCGCGCGGTGTACGACCAGGCCAAGGACGAGTGGGTGCTGAACGGCACCAAGACCTGGGCGACCAACGGCGGCATCGCCAACGTCCATGTCGTCGTCGCCGTGGTCGACCCGGAGCTGGGGTCCAAGGGGCACGCCTCGTTCATCGTGCCGCCGGACACCCCCGGCCTCTCCCAGGGCCAGAAGTTCAAGAAGCACGGCATCCGCGCCTCGCACACCGCCGAGGTCGTCCTGGAGGACGTCCGGGTCCCCGGCCACTGTCTGCTCGGGGGCAAGGAGAAGCTCGACCAGCGCCTGGCGCGGGCCCGCGAGCGCGCCGCCTCCGGTGGCGAGCGGGTGAAGAACGCCGCGATGGCCACCTTCGAGGCGTCCCGCCCGGCGGTCGGCGCCATGGCGGTCGGCACCGCCCGTGCGGCGTACGAGGTGGCGCTGGACTACGCGAAGACCCGCACCCAGTTCGGCCGCCCGATCATCGACAACCAGGGCATCGCCTTCCAGCTCGCGGACATGCGTACGCAGATCGACGCGGCCCGGCTGCTGGTCTGGCGCGCCTCGTGGATGGCGACCGTCGGCAAGCCGTTCACCTCGGCCGAGGGCTCCATGTCCAAGCTGTACGCGAGCGAGACGGCGAAGAAGGTCACCGCCCAGGCCGTCCAGATCCTCGGCGGCAACGGCTTCACCCGTGAGTACCCGGTGGAGCGGATGCACCGCGACGCGGCGATCTACACGATCTTCGAGGGCACGAGCGAGATCCAGCGCCTGGTCATCGCCCGCACCCTGTCGGGCATGCCGATCCGCTGAGACCGTCCCGCCGGGGCTGCCCCCGGACGCCGGACGGGCCGAAACGCAGGCCCGTCCGGCGTCCGGGGGCGCGGTACGTCAGGCCGGCAGGTGGGACTCGATGGCCGCGACGAGCTCGGGCGCCTCCGGCTCGACGCGCGGGCGCAGACGCGCGACCACCTCGCCCGTCGGGGAGATGAGGAACTTCTCGAAGTTCCACTGGACGTCACCGGCCTCGCCGTCCGCGTCCGCCAGCTGAGCCAGCTCGGCGTAGAGCGGATGGCGCCCTTCGCCGTTCACGTCGGTCTTCTCCAACAGCGGGAAGCTGACACCGTACGTCGTCGAGCAGAAGGTCCGGATCTCCTCCGCGCTTCCCGGCTCCTGGCCGGCGAACTGGTTGCACGGCACGCCGAGCACGGTGAAGCCACGGTCCGCGTACTCGTTCTGGAGCTTCACCAGGCCCGCGTACTGCGGGGTGAGTCCGCACTTGGACGCGACATTCACCAACAGGACCACCCGGCCGCTGTAGTCGGCCAGGGAGGTGGGCTCGCCGGTGAGAGTGCGCAGGGGGATGTCGTGCAGCGTCATGAGGGTCTCCTCGTAGATGTGACTTCCGCAGCCATTGTCACGCCCGGACCCGGTCCGTACGAAGCCGGTCGTCCGGCCGTCCGGAGCTCGCGCACGCCACCGACCTGCGGGAGTCCCGCCATCGCGTCGAAGGCGGCATGACCCCGATGAGCGACCTGTGTGCGGTATGCGCCTCGTGTCGAACTCCTGTGCCTCGCCCAGGAGATCGGTAGGAGGCCGGGCGCCTGCTTCGTCACAGGGGAGGCGCCGTGTGCGCGGAGCCGATCGCCTTGTAGTAGAGCGTCGTCGGCTTCAGGACCCCGGCCGGGTCTCCGGCGTAGTCCGGGATCGAGCCGCACTCCGTCCAGCCCGCCGAACGGTAGAGCCGCTCGGCCGGACTTCCGGTCTCGGTGTCCAGGACCAGCAGTGTGACGCCCGCTCCGGCGGCCGACCGTTCGGCGGCGTCGAGCAGTGACCGGCCGAGGCCCCGGCCGCGGGCCGACGGACGCACCATCAGCTTGGCCACCTCCGCGCGGTGGCGGGCGTTGGGCAGTTGGGCCCGGACCAGGCCGATGGTTCCGGCGACCCGTTCCGCGTCGCGGGCGATCCAGACCTGAAGCAGGCCGGCGTCGACGGCCCCGGCCCTCTCCCGCCACCAGGCGGCGGCCACGTCACGGTCCAGCGGCGCGAGGTAGCCCACCGACGATCCGCCGTTCACGGTCTCCACCAGGAGGGCGGCCAACTCATCGGCGTAGGTGACCAGTTCGGGGCCGTGCGCGGGGACGATCTCGGTCATGTACGGAGTCCTTTCGCGGCCATCGTGGCGTTCGCGGCTGTCATGGAAGAACGATCATCAGGGCATAGCGGACCGGCTCCGGTCCCGGACAGTGGAAGTGCGAGGGCCCGCGCAGCCGGAACCGAAGGCAGTCGCCGCTGCGCACGGTGTGCGCGGTACCGCCGACGGTGATCTCGACCGTTCCTTCCAGCACCCAGACATGCTGCTCCACGCCGGACACCGGTGCGTTCTCGTACGCGATGGCGGCCCCCGCGTCGAGGGTCCCCTCGATGACCTCCGCGCGCAGACCGGTGTGCGGAGGCGACACCGAGCGGCGTACGAAGCCCGATGCCTCGTCCCGCCAGACCGGTTGCCGTGCGGCGGGGACGAGTTGCGGGGGTTCCGCCTCCACCTCCAGCAGCAGCCGGGACATCGTCCGTTCGTAGACCGTGCACAACTTGCCGAGCAGGGTGGCGGTCGGGCTCAACTCGCCGCGCTCCAGCCGGGACAGCGTGGAGCGGCTCACCCCGCTGCGTCGCGAGAGTTCGTCCAGCGACCAGCCGCGTTCGGTACGCAGTTCGCCCAGCCGCGCGGCGAGCCGGGCATCGACGGAGCCGGGCTCCGCCTCTTCGGTTTCTCTCACGATGGAGATGCTATCCCTGGACGGAGACGGATCGTGTCATGGTGGCCCCCGAAGCGGCTGTTCTGCCGACAGGGTGCCGACATGGCAGGCTTGTTCGGGGAGGGCCCGGTGGCCCACTCGGGTCTGCCGGGTTGCTCTGCTACCAGAGGAGGCCGCAATGGCCAGTACCGCCAACGGGCCGAGAGTGGCGCCCGACGCCACACCGAGTTCGCACCACCCCTTCCGGCACGGCTGGACCGCCTTCGCGGCGGTGCTGATGATCTTCGGCGGAGCGATGGCGATCTTCGAAGGAATCGCAGCCATCGCCAAGAGCGACGTGTTCATCGCCACGCGCAACTATGTGTTCCAGTTCAACCTCACCGGCTGGGGCTGGATCCACCTCGTGATCGGCATCGTCATCGTTCTCGCCGGCTGCGCGCTGTTCACCGGAGCCGAATGGGCACGCGTGGTGGGCATCGTGCTCGCGGGC contains the following coding sequences:
- a CDS encoding TetR family transcriptional regulator, with product MESTRQAERQRTAAESRRRELLEAADRVVLRDGPKASMNAIAAEAGITKPILYRHFGDKGGLYRALAKRHTDALLIALRAALDAPAERRRRVESTLDTYLAAIEARPQVYRFLMHPSDDAAPSTEQGFDVGRHSAPLLRRLGEELALVIAERVDLGPDSDAMARIWGHGIVGMMHAAGDWWLGERPCSREQLVSSLADLLWGRLAAAGDRPGGPGF
- a CDS encoding acyl-CoA dehydrogenase family protein; this encodes MAEFTLELNDDQKQVRDWLHGFAADVIRPAASEWDEREETPWPVIQEAAKVGIYSLDFYAQQFFDPTGLGIPMAMEELFWGDAGIALSIVGTGLAAVGVLANGTEEQIGTWIPQMYGDADDVKVAAFCSSEPDAGSDVASMRTRAVYDQAKDEWVLNGTKTWATNGGIANVHVVVAVVDPELGSKGHASFIVPPDTPGLSQGQKFKKHGIRASHTAEVVLEDVRVPGHCLLGGKEKLDQRLARARERAASGGERVKNAAMATFEASRPAVGAMAVGTARAAYEVALDYAKTRTQFGRPIIDNQGIAFQLADMRTQIDAARLLVWRASWMATVGKPFTSAEGSMSKLYASETAKKVTAQAVQILGGNGFTREYPVERMHRDAAIYTIFEGTSEIQRLVIARTLSGMPIR
- a CDS encoding glutathione peroxidase; translated protein: MTLHDIPLRTLTGEPTSLADYSGRVVLLVNVASKCGLTPQYAGLVKLQNEYADRGFTVLGVPCNQFAGQEPGSAEEIRTFCSTTYGVSFPLLEKTDVNGEGRHPLYAELAQLADADGEAGDVQWNFEKFLISPTGEVVARLRPRVEPEAPELVAAIESHLPA
- a CDS encoding N-acetyltransferase, which gives rise to MTEIVPAHGPELVTYADELAALLVETVNGGSSVGYLAPLDRDVAAAWWRERAGAVDAGLLQVWIARDAERVAGTIGLVRAQLPNARHRAEVAKLMVRPSARGRGLGRSLLDAAERSAAGAGVTLLVLDTETGSPAERLYRSAGWTECGSIPDYAGDPAGVLKPTTLYYKAIGSAHTAPPL
- a CDS encoding helix-turn-helix domain-containing protein, with the protein product MRETEEAEPGSVDARLAARLGELRTERGWSLDELSRRSGVSRSTLSRLERGELSPTATLLGKLCTVYERTMSRLLLEVEAEPPQLVPAARQPVWRDEASGFVRRSVSPPHTGLRAEVIEGTLDAGAAIAYENAPVSGVEQHVWVLEGTVEITVGGTAHTVRSGDCLRFRLRGPSHFHCPGPEPVRYALMIVLP